A stretch of Plasmodium chabaudi chabaudi strain AS genome assembly, chromosome: 14 DNA encodes these proteins:
- a CDS encoding secreted ookinete protein, putative, which produces MHKWVLLIIYFALIEGICAYNNKNIVSSFLSYINSKINYKNEVSKVIEMDNTVACLVNNNIQGYNECLCDFKKIKEFEKKCSYHLKKSQEEAKNCSEEHCEICCNLIKPKNQNDSILAYELVCKKKCTKSNIISPLNQDDYKLAFTKLFEFIRIFYPPNILNYHPIQNKKYPTYTNKVLNTKYQQIADDLNLEANQINREYANNEITSGGDDKSEDLFSPYDEN; this is translated from the exons atgcataaatgGGTTTTactaattatttattttgcacTTATAGAAGGTATTtgtgcatataataataagaatATCGTATCTTCGTTTTTATCCTatataaattcaaaaataaattataaaaatgaggTATCAAAAGTGATAGAAATGGATAATACAGTGGCTTGTCTagtgaataataatatccaAGGGTATAATGAATGTTTATgtgattttaaaaaaataaaagaatttgaaaaaaaatgttcctatcatttaaaaaaaagtcaaGAAGAAGCAAAAAATTGTTCAGAAGAACATTGTGAAATTTGttgtaatttaattaaaccaaaaaatcaaaatgatTCAATACTAGCTTATGAATTAgtgtgtaaaaaaaaatgcactAAGTCTAATATAATTTCACCTTTAAATCAAGATGATTATAAATTAGCTTTTactaaattatttgaatttatccgtattttttatcctccaaatattttaaattatcatccaattcaaaataagaaatatCCGACCTATACTAACAAAGTCTTAAATACga aATATCAACAAATAGCGGATGATCTTAATTTAGAAGCTAATCAG ATTAATAGAGAGTATGccaataatgaaataactTCAGGTGGTGATGATAAATCAGAAGATTTGTTTTCTCcatatgatgaaaattaa